One genomic region from Quercus robur chromosome 4, dhQueRobu3.1, whole genome shotgun sequence encodes:
- the LOC126723142 gene encoding MATH domain and coiled-coil domain-containing protein At3g58260-like, protein MYKKDANYQYFSQKEDFQKPESFEVMKSGDSATTNFCDELSISRSKRHLPPTHYMLKIESYSILSETVEKYESGVFEAGGHKWRLSLYPKGNKKMNGTGHISLYLAVVETENLPLGWEIYVNFKLFVFDQIQDKYLTIHDADDSSIKRFHDMKTEWGFTKFLPLDTFNDVSHGYLVNDCCLFGVEVFVHKHSAKLECVSMTKKPDNCTLTWKIENFLALDEESYSQEFTVEDSQWKILVYPKGNSNGKAKAISVYLCSCNCLLSDLKYFAKFKLRIRDQINKNHVEKTAKHWFSKSLKAGGFSQFLLLENLNDASKGFLVNDTLIVEAEIMAVSNIKLFAQ, encoded by the exons CAGAAACCAGAAAGTTTTGAAGTGATGAAGTCTGGCGACTCTGCTACTACCAACTTCTGCGACGAACTCT CAATCTCAAGATCAAAAAGACATTTACCTCCAACTCATTACATGCTTAAAATAGAGTCATACTCTATACTGTCCGAGACTGTGGAAAAGTATGAGTCCGGTGTTTTTGAAGCTGGCGGGCACAAATG GAGGTTGTCTCTCTAtccaaaaggaaacaaaaaaatgaatggGACTGGTCATATCTCTCTTTACTTAGCAGTTGTAGAGACAGAAAATCTTCCTCTTGGTTGGGAGATTTATGTCAACTTCAAATTGTTCGTGTTTGATCAGATTCAGGACAAGTACTTGACCATTCATG ATGCTGATGATAGTTCAATTAAAAGATTTCATGACATGAAGACTGAATGGGGCTTTACCAAATTTCTTCCCTTGGATACTTTCAATGATGTTTCTCATGGATACCTTGTCAATGATTGTTGCCTATTTGGTGTAGAGGTTTTTGTTCATAAACATAGTGCCAAACTGGAGTGTGTTTCCATGACAAAAAAACCTGATAATTGTACTTTGACTTGGAAGATTGAAAACTTCTTGGCACTAGATGAAGAATCTTATTCTCAAGAATTCACTGTTGAAGATTCACAATG GAAGATACTGGTTTATCCCAAAGGAAATTCTAATGGAAAAGCCAAAGCGATTTCTGTCTACCTCTGCTCATGTAATTGTCTTCTATCGGATCTCAAATATTTTGCAAAATTCAAGCTGCGAATAAGGgaccaaattaacaaaaatcatGTAGAAAAAACAg CTAAACATTGGTTTTCTAAATCATTGAAAGCTGGGGGCTTTTCACAATTTTTGCTTCTAGAGAATCTCAATGATGCATCGAAGGGTTTTCTGGTGAATGACACTTTAATTGTGGAAGCAGAAATTATGGCTGTGTCCAACATTAAGCTGTTCGCACAGTGA
- the LOC126724496 gene encoding uncharacterized protein LOC126724496 isoform X1: MADSSNESSGAPVNNPNKAPAITRSTRDLPPAHFSLKIESYSLLSQAVLEKFESCVFEACRHKWRLYLYPRGKEKIIGTGHISLYLAIAETEKIPLGWEVNASFKFFLFDQIRDMYLTIQDSYGTIRRFNDIKTEWGYAKVLPSDTFNDPSQGYLVNDCCVFGVEISVYERSNKRQCVSMIREPPNRTMTWKIEKFSTLDKSFYYSQEFTVEGLKWKLKVYPKGNTDQIPEAISIYITLCDCFLSEHNIYAEYKLRIRNQVQGNHMERLGKRWFSNSATAWGYPQFMFLNDLNDAFKGFLVNDTIIVEAEIIVMLLSRS; encoded by the exons ATGGCTGACAGTAGCAACGAGTCCAGCGGTGCTCCTGTCAACAACCCAAACAAGGCACCCG CAATTACAAGATCAACAAGGGATTTACCTCCAGCTCATTTTTCACTTAAGATAGAGTCATACTCTTTACTGTCCCAGGCTGTGCTGGAAAAGTTTGAGTCCTGTGTTTTTGAAGCTTGCCGGCATAAATG GAGGTTGTATCTCTATCCAAGAGGAAAGGAGAAAATCATTGGGACTGGTCACATCTCTCTTTACTTGGCAATTGCTGAGACAGAAAAAATTCCTCTCGGTTGGGAGGTTAATGCTAGCTTCAAGTTTTTCTTGTTTGATCAGATTAGGGACATGTACTTGACCATTCAAG ATTCTTATGGGACAATTAGAAGATTCAATGACATTAAGACTGAATGGGGCTATGCCAAAGTTCTTCCCTCTGACACTTTCAATGATCCGTCTCAAGGATACCTTGTCAATGATTGTTGTGTATTTGGCGTAGAGATTTCTGTTTATGAGCGAAGTAACAAACGACAGTGTGTTTCCATGATTAGAGAACCCCCAAACCGTACTATGACTTGGAagatagaaaaattttcaacacTAGATAAAAGTTTTTACTATTCTCAAGAATTCACTGTTGAAGGTTTAAAATG GAAGTTAAAGGTCTATCCTAAAGGAAATACTGATCAAATACCCGAAGCGATATCCATCTACATCACTTTATGCGACTGTTTTCTATCTGAGCACAACATTTATGCAGAATATAAGCTACGAATAAGGAACCAAGTCCAAGGAAATCACATGGAAAGACTAG gGAAAAGATGGTTTTCCAACTCAGCTACCGCCTGGGGGTATCCACAATTTATGTTTCTGAACGACCTCAATGATGCATTTAAGGGGTTCCTTGTGAATGATACTATAATTGTAGAAGCAGAAATTATTGTTATGTTGTTAAGTAGATCCTA
- the LOC126724496 gene encoding uncharacterized protein LOC126724496 isoform X2 has product MADSSNESSGAPVNNPNKAPAITRSTRDLPPAHFSLKIESYSLLSQAVLEKFESCVFEACRHKWLYLYPRGKEKIIGTGHISLYLAIAETEKIPLGWEVNASFKFFLFDQIRDMYLTIQDSYGTIRRFNDIKTEWGYAKVLPSDTFNDPSQGYLVNDCCVFGVEISVYERSNKRQCVSMIREPPNRTMTWKIEKFSTLDKSFYYSQEFTVEGLKWKLKVYPKGNTDQIPEAISIYITLCDCFLSEHNIYAEYKLRIRNQVQGNHMERLGKRWFSNSATAWGYPQFMFLNDLNDAFKGFLVNDTIIVEAEIIVMLLSRS; this is encoded by the exons ATGGCTGACAGTAGCAACGAGTCCAGCGGTGCTCCTGTCAACAACCCAAACAAGGCACCCG CAATTACAAGATCAACAAGGGATTTACCTCCAGCTCATTTTTCACTTAAGATAGAGTCATACTCTTTACTGTCCCAGGCTGTGCTGGAAAAGTTTGAGTCCTGTGTTTTTGAAGCTTGCCGGCATAAATG GTTGTATCTCTATCCAAGAGGAAAGGAGAAAATCATTGGGACTGGTCACATCTCTCTTTACTTGGCAATTGCTGAGACAGAAAAAATTCCTCTCGGTTGGGAGGTTAATGCTAGCTTCAAGTTTTTCTTGTTTGATCAGATTAGGGACATGTACTTGACCATTCAAG ATTCTTATGGGACAATTAGAAGATTCAATGACATTAAGACTGAATGGGGCTATGCCAAAGTTCTTCCCTCTGACACTTTCAATGATCCGTCTCAAGGATACCTTGTCAATGATTGTTGTGTATTTGGCGTAGAGATTTCTGTTTATGAGCGAAGTAACAAACGACAGTGTGTTTCCATGATTAGAGAACCCCCAAACCGTACTATGACTTGGAagatagaaaaattttcaacacTAGATAAAAGTTTTTACTATTCTCAAGAATTCACTGTTGAAGGTTTAAAATG GAAGTTAAAGGTCTATCCTAAAGGAAATACTGATCAAATACCCGAAGCGATATCCATCTACATCACTTTATGCGACTGTTTTCTATCTGAGCACAACATTTATGCAGAATATAAGCTACGAATAAGGAACCAAGTCCAAGGAAATCACATGGAAAGACTAG gGAAAAGATGGTTTTCCAACTCAGCTACCGCCTGGGGGTATCCACAATTTATGTTTCTGAACGACCTCAATGATGCATTTAAGGGGTTCCTTGTGAATGATACTATAATTGTAGAAGCAGAAATTATTGTTATGTTGTTAAGTAGATCCTA